In Patagioenas fasciata isolate bPatFas1 chromosome 18, bPatFas1.hap1, whole genome shotgun sequence, a genomic segment contains:
- the PECAM1 gene encoding platelet endothelial cell adhesion molecule isoform X5, with product MSIVCRADISKSTDFQLKHNFTIFKDGKVVFMTVTDKEDAKYGIPVARSSDTGEYKCTVEARGKTKSSNSLHVWVKGMTKPILTAEKEEVLEGEVVKLRCELPEEVPPLYFFFRKIKTNSTPKEKSVFEPHRNFSEMEFSVEEADNILQFDCFGRRFVQREFEESEHSNTTLVTVREPFIKPTLNAKPSSNITEGDRIQFECSTVVARMRDIEILLQKNKTILKSVQDEVLKYSTVATLEDSGEYLCKVEQGRASKMTKLNVVVSELFPKPTLAASMSNLDENKELTLSCSISGFRKANFSILRKNSNGDILLKNSRNLTMRVNVNDTGSYTCKAEVKGIVKESKPVRINVYAPVSKPTLSVVSGLPEVVLGKPLWLICRSAMGTPPIIFTFYKGNEVKKRVTNDTYAMFLDENIRQNDKRGYKCDARNNHSSGMKTSNILNITVIVPIRDASLGSIPYGEVEDGSETAFLCSVKEGSWPIHFRLFRKTDREVLLFEQIENADRVMWHKKAMKKQDTGTYFCMASNRANVDVKSHPITISVILATWKKGVIAAFALILIVGAVTLALYWFLRKKKKAKGPSLEMSGSALATNLTSEKLTRQPNDGDYYSGSGYIEDNENHVKSADESKGPDLESEEVEYTEVEVSTLDPHRAPVQKGTETVYSEIRKANNDSVENRHSRIQGHPDAT from the exons ATGTCAATTGTCTGCCGTGCTGATATTAGCAAAAGTACCGATTTCCAGCTGAAGCATAATTTTACAATTTTTAAGGATGGCAAGGTTGTATTCATGACTGTAACAGACAAAGAAGATGCAAAATATGGAATACCTGTGGCTAGATCTTCAGATACAGGAGAGTATAAATGTACCGTGGAAGCACGTGGAAAGACAAAATCTAGTAACTCCTTACATGTTTGGGTGAAAG GAATGACCAAGCCAATCCTGACTGCTGAGAAAGAAGAAGTTTTAGAGGGTGAAGTTGTGAAATTACGTTGTGAGCTGCCAGAAGAAGTACCtcctttatatttctttttccggAAGATAAAGACAAATTCAACACctaaagaaaaaagtgtttttgAACCACATAGAAATTTTTCTGAAATGGAATTTTCTGTTGAAGAGGCGGATAATATTTTACAATTTGATTGCTTTGGCAGGAGATTTGTACAACGTGAATTTGAAGAGTCAGAACACAGCAACACAACACTTGTTACGGTCAGGG AACCATTTATAAAGCCTACTCTGAATGCCAAGCCCTCAAGTAATATTACAGAAGGAGACAGAATACAGTTTGAATGCTCAACTGTGGTAGCCCGAATGCGTGACATTGAAATCctacttcagaaaaacaaaacaatactgaAGAGTGTACAAGATGAGGTTTTGAAATACTCTACGGTAGCCACTCTAGAAGACAGTGGTGAATACCTGTGTAAGGTGGAGCAAGGGAGAGCATCTAAAATGACCAAACTGAATGTTGTCGTGTCAG agTTGTTCCCCAAGCCAACATTGGCTGCTTCTATGAGTAATCTGGATGAAAATAAAGAATTAACTTTGAGTTGCAGCATTAGTGGTTTTCGGAAAGCCAACTTCTCTATATTACGAAAAAATTCAAATGGAGACATCTTGTTGAAAAATTCTAGAAACTTAACAATGAGGGTTAATGTGAATGACACTGGATCCTATACCTGTAAAGCTGAAGTAAAAGGAATAGTCAAGGAGAGCAAACCTGTAAGGATAAATGTTTATG CTCCAGTCTCCAAACCAACCCTTTCCGTTGTCAGTGGTTTACCGGAGGTGGTTTTAGGGAAGCCTCTATGGTTAATCTGTCGTTCAGCGATGGGAACGCCACCAATAATATTCACATTCTACAAAGGAAATGAAGTCAAGAAAAGAGTAACTAATGACACATATGCCATGTTCTTGGATGAAAACATTAGACAAAATGACAAAAGAGGATACAAATGTGATGCTAGAAATAATCACTCCAGTGGTATGAAAACTAGCAATATTCTAAACATCACAGTAATAG TACCAATCAGGGATGCCAGCTTGGGCAGCATTCCATATGGGGAAGTGGAAGATGGCAGTGAGActgcttttctctgctctgtgaAAGAAGGATCTTGGCCAATTCACTTCAGGCTTTTCAGAAAAACTGATCGTGAAGTTCTTCTATTTGAACAAATTGAAAATGCAGACAGAGTCATGTGGCACAAGAAAGCAATGAAGAAGCAGGACACGGGGACATATTTCTGCATGGCTTCTAATCGGGCTAACGTGGACGTGAAAAGCCATCCGATAACCATCAGTG TCATCTTAGCGACTTGGAAGAAAGGAGTCATTGCTGCGTTCGCCCTCATACTTATCGTAGGAGCAGTAACTCTCGCTTTATATTGGTTTTTGCGCAAGAAGAAAAAGG CTAAaggaccatccctggagatgtctgG TTCTGCCTTGGCTACAAACTTGACAAGTGAAAAACTGACAAGACAGCCCAATGATGGAGACTACTATTCAG GATCAGGTTACATTGAAGATAACGAAAATCACGTGAAATCAGCAGATGAAAGTAAAG GACCTGACCTTGAGAGTGAGGAGGTGGAGTACACTGAAGTTGAAGTGTCAACGCTTGATCCTCACAGAG CTCCTGTACAGAAGGGGACTGAAACAGTTTATAGTGAAATCAGAAAAGCTAATAATG